One window of Nymphaea colorata isolate Beijing-Zhang1983 chromosome 11, ASM883128v2, whole genome shotgun sequence genomic DNA carries:
- the LOC116264637 gene encoding protein PHOTOPERIOD-INDEPENDENT EARLY FLOWERING 1 isoform X3: MEGISSSKDNDIEVAKKEYDHITDSVQHKNLESDLGKHLDAGNLSIDSDNILSFSGKIGGQNLDPVTAVEAGRQNEVVQLEHGEPSNLLSEDSKMEDAVSPSHFVGDAMDDKDYVIPAGEERDDEATLDEEEELAKSEMNDPINEIRLLEQESEIPIEELLAHYKKERNTEQDESGTEFASCEDELESSASSGGEPYIHSEEGCSIDNNQVKNEDFDLLKAQNSLDEEMDDGFGEKPEGRENENRIADAAEAARSAQPTGNTFSTTKVRTKFPFLLKHPLREYQHIGLDWLVTMYEKRLNGILADEMGLGKTIMTIALLAHLACDKGIWGPHLIVVPTSVMLNWETEFLKWCPAFKILTYFGSAKERKFKRQGWMKVNSFHVCITTYRLVIQDSKVFKRKKWKYLILDEAHLIKNWKSQRWQTLLNFNSKRRILLTGTPLQNDLMELWSLMHFLMPHLFQSHQEFKDWFSNPISVMVEGQEKVNKEVIDRLHNVLRPFILRRLKRDVEKQLPKKYEHVIYCRLSRRQRNLYEDFIASSETQATLASANFFGMISVIMQLRKVCNHPDLFEGRPIISSFDMVGIDRQLSSSICGLLSYGPFSKVDLLGLSMLFTHLDFSMTSWEHEELAAIATPPSLIRAVTGLENVPKIESLPLSFEHKKRSHGTNIFEDIRRALCEERIKQAHERAASVAWWNSLRCRKKPLYGTNLRELVTVRHPVYDIHQHAKNPLCYLNFSSKLAEIVLPPVDRLQRILDVIERFMFAIPAARSPPPACWCSKKGSSPVFEPTFKEQCGTTFGPLLMPIRPAIVRRQVYFPDRRLIQFDCGKLQELAILLRRLKSEGHRALIFTQMTKMLDILEAFINLYGYTYMRLDGSTQPEQRQTLMQRFNTNPKIFLFILSTRSGGVGINLVGADTVIFYDSDWNPAMDQQAQDRCHRIGQTREVHIYRLVSVSTIEENILKKANQKRALDDLVIQSGSYNTEFFKKLDPMELFSGQGAVTVTGRDDVLSNADVEAALKHVEDEADYMALKKVEEEEAVDNQEFTEETIGKLEEDEFVNEDDAKFDEKIPEVQSVSTVVKPENGTPKDESYLKEDGGLILAGGGEDFDMLADVKQMAAAAAAAGQASSSFENQLRPIERYAMQFLDLWDPIIDRSSMDSQVSLVETEWDMEKIEKFKEDLEAEADDDDEPLVYERWDTDFATEAYRQHVKVLAQRQLMEELESEAQENEDKDDERKKLKRKDRTGDMKAKSKKKLKKAKFKSLKKGTLASDTEAAQKEPEVETTSVDEVVMSADYGLHSSIKKKRKKIPPLADEEKEAKKTLKKLKKSPVDGSMFNSDSQDKQVSESKDLKSTEVVSSPDVKPPTRNKIGGKVSITPMPIKRVLVIKPEKAKKKGNFRSKDFIAPPDSWSSREDAILCAIVHQYGAVWSLASDTLYSMPTGGFYRGRYRHPVHCLERFRELFFKCISSATENVSSEKQVAVAAKALLKVTEDHVQVLLDVASELPDNELLLQKHFTAVLSSVWRAKTKHDIWSNTASRGRHSHGNVCSSVSALTSLRSMRKSTTSYTFSASSRNSKLVAWALKDAPGKQQEESLVSSSRQGSTVVAVQDQGASESSEHVEITIEFLDDNCEEQSLLPSNISVSLQESVSFLQNDVLHDELLKDCSAHTADDRHRMASVACLEGECHSWATLAFQQSDVPTSRQTSKSLSTGKHKAISDSIKPPKPKTAKIIDVNEESAVTKSGSAAPEDVHPKFPDAVYPVSPPPEFCSIFVGGTLDDIPPATLDVFEPLPQQYIPGMVSGLEEFQGLQDLNEILLHI, from the exons AT GGAAGGAATCTCGAGCAGCAAGGACAATGATATTGAAGTTGCTAAGAAGGAATATGACCATATTACTG ATTCTGTGCAGCATAAAAATTTGGAGAGTGACCTTGGAAAGCATCTTGATGCTGGCAATCTCAGTATAGATAGTGATAATATTCTATCCTTTTCTGGGAAGATTGGGGGACAAAATCTGGACCCTGTCACTGCTGTTGAAGCT GGCAGACAGAATGAAGTAGTTCAGCTAGAACATGGAGAGCCTTCTAACCTACTTTCCGAAGATTCTAAGATGGAGGATGCGGTTTCTCCTTCTCACTTTGTTGGTGATGCGATG GATGATAAGGACTATGTCATTCCTGCAGGAGAAGAGAGA GATGATGAAGCAACATTGGATGAAGAGGAAGAGTTGGCAAAATCTGAAATGAATGATCCTATAAATGAA ATCAGGTTATtagagcaggagagtgagataCCCATAGAAGAGCTACTTGCTCACTACAAAAAG GAAAGAAACACTGAACAAGATGAGTCAGGAACTGAATTTGCTTCTTGTGAGGATGAACTGGAATCATCAGCTAGCTCTGGTGGTGAACCATATATCCATAGCGAAGAAGGGTGCTCAATTGATAATAACCAagtaaaaaatgaagatttcGATCTTCTCAAGGCACAAAATTCTCTTGATGAAGAGATGGATGATGGATTTGGTGAAAAGCCTGAAGGacgagaaaatgaaaatagaattgCAGATGCAGCTGAAGCTGCTAGATCAGCTCAACCAACAGGAAATACATTCTCAACAACAAAAGTACGCACAAAGTTTCCATTCCTCCTCAAACACCCTCTGCGTGAATATCAGCATATTGGGCTGGATTGGCTTGTTACCATGTATGAAAAGCGGCTTAATGGAATTTTGGCTGATGAAATGGGCTTGGGCAAGACAATTATGACCATTGCTCTTCTTGCCCACCTTGCTTGCGATAAGGGAATATGGGGTCCCCATCTCATTGTGGTGCCTACAAGTGTTATGCTTAACTGGGAAACTGAATTCCTGAAGTGGTGCCCTGCTTTCAAGATTCTGACTTACTTTGGATctgcaaaagagagaaaatttaaGAGGCAAGGTTGGATGAAGGTAAATTCCTTCCATGTATGCATCACGACTTACAGACTGGTCATACAAGATTCTAAAGTCTTTAAGCGGAAGAAATGGAAGTACTTGATTCTGGATGAGGCTCATTTAATAAAGAACTGGAAATCTCAAAGATGGCAAACTCTTTTGAACTTCAATTCAAAACGTAGAATCCTGTTGACTGGGACCCCCCTTCAAAACGACCTTATGGAGTTATGGtctttgatgcatttcttgatgCCACATTTGTTTCAGTCACATCAAGAATTTAAGGATTGGTTCAGCAATCCTATTTCTGTAATGGTAGAGGGGCAAGAGAaggttaataaagaagttatTGATCGTTTACATAATGTCCTGCGGCCTTTCATATTGAGAAGATTAAAAAGGGATGTAGAAAAGCAACTTCCGAAGAAGTACGAGCATGTAATATACTGTAGGCTCTCAAGAAGGCAAAGAAATTTATATGAAGATTTTATTGCTAGCTCAGAAACTCAAGCAACATTGGCTAGCGCAAATTTTTTTGGGATGATCAGTGTTATAATGCAACTCCGAAAGGTTTGCAATCATCCTGACCTTTTTGAAGGTCGCCCAATCATCAGTTCATTTGACATGGTTGGGATCGACCGACAGCTCAGTTCTTCAATCTGTGGGTTGCTTTCTTATGGGCCATTTTCTAAAGTTGACTTATTGGGGCTTTCAATGCTCTTTACTCATCTGGATTTCAGTATGACTTCCTGGGAGCATGAAGAATTGGCAGCAATTGCTACACCACCCTCTTTGATTAGAGCAGTTACTGGTCTGGAGAATGTCCCAAAGATTGAATCCTTACCTTTGAGCTTTGAGCATAAGAAAAGGTCTCATGGAACTAATATTTTTGAAGATATTCGAAGGGCCCTTTGTGAGGAAAGGATAAAGCAGGCCCATGAAAGGGCTGCATCTGTTGCTTGGTGGAATTCTTTACGGTGTAGAAAGAAGCCTCTGTATGGCACAAACCTGAGAGAGCTTGTCACTGTTAGACATCCTGTTTATGACATTCATCAACATGCTAAAAATCCATTATGCTATTTGAATTTCTCATCAAAACTGGCAGAAATTGTTCTGCCGCCTGTAGACCGTCTCCAGAGGATACTTGATGTGATTGAGCGTTTCATGTTTGCGATCCCAGCTGCTCGATCACCTCCCCCTGCATGCTGGTGTAGTAAGAAGGGTTCTTCTCCGGTTTTTGAACCTACCTTCAAGGAACAATGTGGGACAACCTTTGGTCCACTTTTGATGCCCATCAGACCTGCCATTGTCCGGAGGCAAGTCTATTTTCCAGATAGACGGCTTATACAATTTGACTGTGGTAAGCTACAGGAACTGGCAATATTGCTAAGACGTTTGAAATCAGAAGGTCATAGGGCACTCATATTCACTCAGATGACAAAAATGCTTGATATTCTAGAGGCATTTATAAATCTCTATGGCTATACTTATATGCGATTGGATGGTTCTACTCAGCCAGAGCAGAGACAAACATTGATGCAGCGGTTTAACACCAAtccaaaaatttttctttttatattatcTACCAGAAGTGGAGGTGTGGGCATCAACTTGGTTGGAGCAGATACTGTTATTTTCTATGATAGTGACTGGAACCCTGCAATGGATCAACAAGCACAAGATAGATGTCACCGAATTGGGCAGACACGAGAAGTGCATATTTATCGGCTTGTTAGTGTGAGCACAATTGAAGAAAATATCCTGAAGAAAGCAAATCAGAAACGTGCTCTGGATGATCTTGTCATCCAAAGTGGTTCTTATAACACAGAGTTCTTCAAGAAGCTTGACCCCATGGAATTGTTCTCTGGGCAAGGAGCAGTTACGGTCACTGGGAGGGATGATGTTTTATCGAATGCAGATGTAGAAGCTGCCCTGAAACATGTAGAGGATGAAGCAGATTATATGGCCTTGAAGaaagttgaggaagaagaggctgtTGATAATCAGGAATTTACAGAAGAAACAATTGGAAAGCTAGAAGAAGATGAGTTTGTGAATGAGGATGATGcaaaatttgatgagaaaattccTGAAGTTCAGAGCGTCTCTACAGTAGTCAAACCGGAGAATGGGACTCCTAAAGATGAAAGTTATTTAAAGGAAGATGGAGGTCTTATTCTCGCAGGTGGAGGGGAAGACTTTGACATGCTGGCTGATGTTAAACAGATGGCTGCAGCTGCTGCTGCAGCAGGACAAGCATCTTCATCTTTTGAAAATCAACTTCGTCCAATCGAGAGATATGCTATGCAGTTCCTGGATCTTTGGGATCCTATAATTGACAGGTCTTCTATGGATTCCCAAGTGAGTTTGGTGGAGACAGAATGGGATATggaaaagattgagaaatttAAGGAAGATCTGGAAGCTGaagctgatgatgatgacgagCCTCTGGTATATGAAA GATGGGATACTGATTTTGCAACAGAGGCATATCGCCAACATGTTAAGGTGTTAGCACAGCGCCAG TTGATGGAGGAATTGGAATCTGAAGCACAGGAGAATGAGGACAAAgatgatgaaaggaaaaagctAAAAAG GAAAGACAGAACAGGTGATATGAAGGCCAAGTCaaagaagaagctgaagaaggCCAAGTTCAAGTCTTTGAAAAAAGGGACACTGGCTTCTGATACTGAAGCAGCACAGAAAGAACCTGAGGTAGAAACTACATCTGTTGATGAAGTTGTGATGTCTGCTGACTATGGTCTACATTCatcaataaagaagaaaaggaagaagatccCACCTCTAGCTgatgaagaaaaggaagcaaagaaGACCTTGAAGAAACTTAAGAAGTCCCCTGTGGACGGTTCTATGTTTAATTCTGACTCTCAAGATAAACAAGTATCAGAAAGTAAAGATCTGAAGTCCACTGAAGTTGTCAGCAGTCCTGATGTTAAACCACCAACCAGAAATAAAATAGGGGGAAAGGTTTCAATCACACCGATGCCTATTAAGCGTGTTCTGGTGATAAAGCCcgaaaaagcaaagaaaaagggGAATTTTCGGTCGAAAGATTTTATTGCGCCACCTGATTCCTGGTCCTCACGGGAGGATGCTATTTTATGTGCAATTGTACATCAATATGGGGCTGTGTGGAGCTTAGCGAGTGATACACTCTACTCCATGCCAACTGGTGGTTTTTATAGAGGCAGATATCGTCACCCTGTTCATTGTCTTGAAAGGTTCCGAGAGTTGTTCTTCAAATGCATCTCATCTGCCACAGAGAATGTCAGCAGTGAGAAACAAGTTGCTGTTGCTGCCAAGGCTCTTCTCAAAGTAACAGAG GATCATGTTCAGGTTCTCTTGGATGTTGCCAGTGAGCTGCCTGATAATGAGCTGCTCCTTCAGAAACATTTTACAGCTGTACTTTCTTCTGTCTGGAGAGCAAAGACTAAACATGATATCTGGAGTAACACAGCTTCACGGGGTAGACATTCTCATGGTAACGTATGTTCATCAGTTTCTGCTTTGACCAGTTTGAGGTCCATGAGGAAATCCACCACAAGCTATACTTTTTCTGCATCATCCCGAAACAGCAAGTTAGTGGCATGGGCACTCAAAGATGCTCCCGGGAAACAACAAGAAGAGTCGTTGGTGTCCTCAAGTCGCCAAGGTTCAACAGTCGTGGCAGTGCAGGACCAAGGAGCATCTGAATCTTCAGAGCATGTGGAGATAACAATAGAGTTCCTAGATGACAACTGTGAAGAGCAATCCCTCTTGCCTTCAAATATCTCTGTATCATTGCAGGAATCTGTATCATTCCTACAGAATGACGTACTGCATGATGAATTACTAAAAGATTGTTCGGCTCATACAGCTGATGACCGTCACAG GATGGCATCAGTGGCCTGCTTAGAAGGAGAGTGTCATAGCTGGGCAACATTAGCATTCCAACAAAGTGATGTGCCCACTTCCCGCCAAACTTCCAAATCATTGTCTACAGGAAAGCACAAGGCTATTTCAGATTCAATTAAGCCTCCAAAACCAAAGACTGCAAAAATTATTGATGTGAATGAGGAATCTGCTGTTACTAAATCTGGTTCTGCTGCACCGGAGGATGTACATCCAAAATTTCCAGATGCAGTTTATCCTGTATCACCTCCACCAGAATTTTGCTCAATCTTTGTTGGGGGCACTTTGGATGATATTCCTCCAGCAACGTTAGATGTCTTTGAGCCACTGCCTCAGCAGTACATTCCAGGCATGGTTTCTGGTCTTGAAGAATTCCAGGGGTTACAAGATTTGAATGAAATTCTCCTACATATTTAA